Proteins from one Leptospiraceae bacterium genomic window:
- a CDS encoding Gfo/Idh/MocA family oxidoreductase, producing the protein MYNFALIGAGGYIAPRHFKAIKETGNHLVAAFDKNDSVGIIDSHYPEAEYFIEFERFEAYLENLKRKKSKDAVDYISIASPNYLHDSHMRTALRLGAHAICEKPLVLHATDIDALHEVEKETGKKISTILQLRHHPIIIALKEKVSKAPKDKIYDIDLTYITSRGKWYFVSWKGDILKSGGLASNIGIHFFDMLSWIFGNVKLNQVHHNEASKCAGYMEFERARVRWFLSVDYNDNPEEVKKKGQRTFRSITIDNEELEFSEGFTDLHTVSYKEILAGRGYGVLDARESIVIAEAIRYAPIVKSSDAHPFIKGA; encoded by the coding sequence TTGTATAATTTTGCGCTAATCGGTGCCGGTGGATATATCGCACCTAGACATTTTAAGGCTATTAAAGAAACTGGAAATCATCTTGTGGCAGCATTTGATAAAAATGATTCTGTTGGAATCATTGACAGTCACTACCCGGAAGCAGAATATTTTATAGAATTTGAAAGATTCGAGGCGTATCTCGAAAACCTCAAACGAAAAAAAAGCAAAGATGCAGTGGATTATATTAGCATCGCATCTCCTAATTATCTGCATGATTCTCATATGAGAACTGCTCTTCGTTTAGGCGCTCATGCGATTTGTGAAAAACCACTTGTTCTTCATGCAACAGACATAGATGCACTTCACGAAGTAGAAAAAGAAACAGGAAAAAAAATCAGCACAATATTGCAACTTCGTCATCACCCCATTATCATTGCGCTAAAAGAAAAAGTTAGCAAAGCTCCAAAAGATAAAATCTATGATATTGATTTAACCTATATTACATCTCGCGGCAAATGGTATTTTGTTTCTTGGAAAGGGGATATTTTAAAATCGGGTGGACTCGCAAGTAATATTGGAATTCATTTCTTTGATATGCTAAGCTGGATTTTTGGAAATGTAAAACTAAACCAAGTTCACCACAACGAAGCTTCAAAATGTGCTGGCTATATGGAATTTGAAAGAGCTAGAGTGCGTTGGTTTTTATCTGTGGATTACAACGATAACCCGGAAGAAGTAAAGAAAAAGGGACAAAGAACTTTTCGATCTATTACGATTGACAATGAAGAATTGGAATTTTCAGAAGGATTTACTGATTTACACACTGTTAGCTACAAAGAAATTCTAGCCGGTAGAGGATATGGAGTATTAGACGCAAGAGAATCTATCGTGATTGCAGAAGCAATTCGATATGCTCCGATTGTAAAATCTAGCGACGCACATCCATTTATAAAGGGAGCCTAG
- a CDS encoding N-acetyltransferase gives MAEYFIHPSSFKDDSAIIGDNTKIWHFSHILKNTAIGQNCSFGQNCVVGPNVKIGNGVKVQNNISIYEGVECEDDVFLGPSMVFTNVINPRSFIVRKTEFKKTLIKKGSSIGANATVVCGVTIGEYALIGAGSVVTKDVPPFALFYGNPGKLHGWVSKAGNKLSFKNNEATDDFDGSKYKLENGSCIIL, from the coding sequence ATGGCAGAATACTTTATTCATCCAAGTAGCTTCAAAGATGACTCTGCCATCATCGGAGACAATACTAAGATTTGGCATTTTTCCCATATTCTAAAGAATACTGCAATCGGACAGAATTGTTCCTTTGGACAAAACTGTGTAGTAGGACCGAATGTAAAGATTGGAAATGGGGTCAAAGTGCAAAACAATATTTCCATTTATGAAGGAGTCGAGTGTGAGGATGATGTATTTCTCGGACCTTCGATGGTTTTTACGAATGTAATTAATCCTAGAAGTTTCATTGTTCGTAAAACTGAATTTAAAAAAACTCTTATCAAAAAAGGATCAAGCATCGGAGCAAATGCAACGGTTGTCTGTGGAGTTACGATTGGAGAATATGCTTTGATAGGAGCGGGATCAGTTGTAACAAAAGACGTTCCTCCTTTTGCATTGTTTTATGGAAATCCGGGTAAGCTACATGGATGGGTAAGTAAAGCAGGAAACAAACTCTCTTTTAAAAATAACGAAGCCACAGATGATTTTGATGGAAGTAAATACAAATTAGAAAATGGTTCGTGTATAATATTATAA
- a CDS encoding DegT/DnrJ/EryC1/StrS family aminotransferase produces MKINFNDLKTQYNLFKKDFDDSISKVLENQNFIMGSEVLELEKTLSQFTGSPHSITCANGTDALQIALMAIDLQPGDEVITTPFSFISTVEVIALLGGKPVFCEIDEASYNLDATKLEKLITPKTKAIIPVSLFGQISDMDMINSIAAKHNLTVIEDAAQSFGAIYKGKRSCNVSKIACTSFFPSKPLGCYGDGGAMFTTDEALAQKIKSIRSHGQEKKYYYQYVGLNSRLDTLQAAILNVKMKAFPEECNLRDAAGARYTELLKNKSYLKTPIISEGNKSVYAQYCLRATNRDEIMKSLAAKEIPTMIYYPHPLHLQKAFSYLGYKEGDFPITEMISKEIFSIPMSPYIKEEEQVFICQNL; encoded by the coding sequence ATGAAAATAAATTTTAACGATTTAAAAACACAATACAATCTATTCAAGAAAGACTTTGACGATTCTATTTCGAAAGTTTTAGAAAATCAAAACTTCATCATGGGATCAGAAGTCCTGGAATTAGAAAAAACTCTAAGCCAATTTACAGGATCTCCTCATTCGATTACCTGTGCGAATGGAACTGATGCACTTCAAATCGCTCTCATGGCAATTGATTTGCAACCTGGCGATGAAGTAATTACGACTCCATTTTCTTTTATTTCTACAGTCGAAGTCATTGCTCTCCTAGGAGGCAAACCGGTATTTTGCGAAATAGACGAAGCAAGTTATAATCTAGATGCAACCAAACTCGAAAAACTAATCACTCCCAAAACGAAAGCAATCATACCCGTTAGCCTCTTCGGACAAATTTCAGATATGGATATGATTAACAGCATTGCGGCAAAGCACAATTTAACCGTGATTGAAGATGCTGCTCAAAGTTTTGGTGCGATCTACAAAGGAAAAAGAAGTTGCAATGTTTCTAAGATTGCTTGCACTAGTTTCTTTCCATCTAAACCACTCGGTTGTTATGGAGATGGTGGAGCGATGTTTACCACAGATGAGGCACTTGCACAAAAGATAAAATCCATTCGTTCTCATGGACAAGAAAAAAAATACTACTACCAATACGTTGGATTAAATAGCCGACTCGATACTCTACAAGCCGCAATTCTAAATGTAAAAATGAAAGCATTTCCAGAGGAATGCAATCTAAGAGATGCGGCAGGTGCTAGGTATACAGAGCTTTTAAAGAATAAATCTTATTTAAAAACTCCTATCATCAGCGAAGGAAATAAATCTGTTTATGCTCAGTATTGCCTGCGTGCTACGAATCGAGATGAGATCATGAAGTCTCTTGCCGCAAAAGAAATTCCGACTATGATCTATTATCCGCACCCGCTTCATTTACAAAAAGCATTTTCCTATCTAGGATACAAAGAAGGAGACTTTCCGATTACAGAAATGATTTCAAAAGAAATATTTAGTATTCCAATGAGTCCGTATATAAAAGAAGAAGAGCAGGTCTTTATTTGTCAAAATCTTTGA
- the wecB gene encoding UDP-N-acetylglucosamine 2-epimerase (non-hydrolyzing): protein MKIITVVGARPQFVKAAAVSREISKHDNVKEIIIHTGQHFDQNMSDIFFDEMEIPKPDYNLNINGLGHGAMTGQMMEKIEEVLLKEKPDFLMVYGDTNSTLAGALAAKKLHIKVIHVEAGLRSFNMNMPEEINRIVTDRISDILFCPTDASISNLKKEGFDHFSSKIVKNGDVMQDAAIYYSQKSSLRSKIINTHSLKADNFILTTVHRAENTDDLNRLGSIISALNQIHTEMEVICPLHPRTSKIIEKNNLKPKFKIIDPIGYFDMIELLKNCKLVMTDSGGVQKEAFFFSKPCITLREETEWVELVENGYNTLVGSDSTKILETYQNFKNRNLDFSKDLYGKGKSCELILETILAFN, encoded by the coding sequence ATAAAAATTATAACAGTTGTTGGGGCAAGACCTCAATTCGTAAAAGCCGCCGCCGTTAGTCGTGAGATTTCTAAGCATGATAATGTAAAAGAAATCATCATACATACAGGTCAGCACTTCGATCAAAATATGTCTGATATTTTTTTTGATGAAATGGAAATTCCAAAACCGGACTACAATCTAAACATCAATGGATTGGGACATGGTGCCATGACCGGACAGATGATGGAGAAAATCGAAGAAGTTCTGCTAAAAGAAAAACCAGACTTTCTAATGGTATACGGTGACACAAACTCTACATTAGCCGGAGCACTAGCTGCTAAGAAATTACATATCAAAGTAATTCATGTGGAAGCAGGGCTTCGTAGTTTTAATATGAATATGCCGGAAGAAATCAATCGTATCGTCACAGACAGGATAAGTGATATACTATTTTGTCCTACAGATGCTTCTATTAGCAATTTAAAAAAAGAAGGCTTTGATCATTTTTCTTCTAAGATTGTAAAGAACGGGGATGTGATGCAAGACGCTGCCATTTATTATTCTCAAAAAAGTTCTCTGCGATCTAAGATAATCAATACTCATTCTTTGAAAGCGGATAATTTCATTTTGACTACAGTGCATCGTGCTGAGAATACAGATGATTTGAATCGTCTTGGTTCGATCATTTCTGCCTTGAATCAAATTCATACAGAAATGGAAGTCATCTGTCCATTGCATCCTAGAACATCTAAAATCATCGAAAAGAATAATTTAAAACCAAAATTCAAAATAATCGATCCAATTGGATATTTCGATATGATTGAGCTTTTGAAAAATTGTAAACTTGTCATGACGGATAGTGGAGGAGTGCAAAAAGAAGCATTTTTCTTCAGCAAACCATGTATTACCCTCCGCGAAGAAACGGAGTGGGTGGAGTTGGTAGAGAATGGTTACAACACTTTAGTGGGAAGTGATTCTACTAAAATCTTGGAAACCTACCAGAACTTTAAAAATCGGAATCTAGACTTTAGTAAAGATTTGTATGGAAAGGGAAAAAGTTGTGAACTTATCCTTGAGACTATTTTAGCTTTTAATTAA
- a CDS encoding nucleotide sugar dehydrogenase yields the protein MKNILIEKIKSKKAVIGIVGLGYVGLPLALRYSEEGYKVLGYDIDTFKVNQINAGKSYIEHISSESIAKANKVGLTATVDFTRIGESDALIICVPTPLNKYREPDLSFVTDTVDAMLPYLRAEQVMSLESTTYPGTTDEELMTRIESKGFKVGDNYYLVYSPEREDPGRKDFNTKTTPKVMGGTTPACVDVGMALYGGVIDKVVPVSSTRAAEMTKLLENIHRSVNIGLMNEMKIVADKMGIDIFEVIRAAATKPFGFVPYHPGPGIGGHCIPIDPFYLTWKAREYGVHTRFIELAGEINSSMPQYVVDKTAEALNLHGKSLKGAKILALGIAYKKNVDDMRESPSVFVMENLEKKGVVLDYHDSHVPVFPKMREHHFEMSSVPLTVEQLKKYDVAIVLTDHDDVDYDLVRNNVKIVVDTRGRYHGNYENVVKA from the coding sequence ATGAAAAACATTTTAATAGAAAAAATTAAATCAAAGAAAGCAGTGATCGGTATTGTTGGACTTGGATATGTTGGTTTGCCATTAGCCCTTCGTTATTCAGAAGAAGGATATAAAGTATTAGGCTATGACATTGATACGTTTAAAGTAAATCAAATCAATGCCGGCAAAAGTTATATTGAGCATATTTCTTCTGAGTCTATTGCGAAAGCAAATAAAGTTGGTCTTACGGCTACTGTTGATTTTACCCGAATTGGTGAATCAGATGCTCTTATTATTTGTGTTCCGACTCCCCTTAATAAATACCGCGAGCCTGATTTAAGCTTTGTAACAGATACTGTAGATGCAATGCTTCCTTATTTGAGAGCAGAGCAAGTAATGTCATTAGAAAGCACCACATATCCCGGAACAACCGATGAAGAGTTAATGACTCGAATCGAAAGCAAAGGATTTAAAGTTGGGGATAATTACTATTTGGTGTATTCTCCAGAAAGAGAAGATCCAGGTAGGAAGGATTTTAATACAAAGACAACTCCTAAAGTAATGGGTGGAACAACCCCTGCCTGCGTGGATGTTGGAATGGCTTTGTATGGTGGTGTAATTGATAAAGTAGTTCCTGTAAGCTCTACACGTGCTGCTGAAATGACAAAACTATTAGAAAATATTCATCGCTCTGTTAATATCGGTCTTATGAATGAAATGAAAATTGTAGCTGATAAAATGGGAATTGATATCTTTGAAGTCATTCGCGCGGCTGCAACAAAACCATTTGGATTTGTTCCGTATCATCCAGGTCCTGGAATCGGGGGACATTGTATTCCAATCGATCCATTTTACTTAACCTGGAAAGCAAGAGAGTATGGAGTTCATACAAGATTTATCGAACTAGCAGGTGAGATTAATAGCTCTATGCCGCAATACGTTGTAGATAAAACAGCAGAAGCATTAAATCTACATGGCAAATCTTTAAAGGGTGCAAAAATTCTGGCTCTTGGAATTGCGTATAAGAAAAATGTAGACGATATGCGCGAGAGCCCTTCTGTTTTCGTAATGGAAAATTTAGAAAAGAAAGGTGTAGTTTTAGATTACCATGATTCTCATGTTCCTGTTTTCCCAAAAATGAGAGAACACCATTTTGAAATGTCTAGCGTTCCATTGACTGTTGAGCAATTGAAAAAATATGATGTTGCCATTGTTTTAACAGATCATGATGATGTTGATTACGATTTAGTTCGTAACAATGTAAAAATTGTAGTTGATACACGTGGACGTTATCACGGCAATTACGAAAACGTAGTAAAAGCTTAA
- a CDS encoding glycosyltransferase family 39 protein, translated as MKIQKEDKKNIFILALWSIVLFLIAKSFRAYYSMDVPPAWDNLAYQLEAVKLARSFFEGDSSIIRSYLGDNIPVGYIFSLSLSYVLFGFFPASPYIISALFGFGNLTLTYLLSVELNVKRGYALLACLGLSTLPNFIYNNFLQTRNDFALSFFILLFLYLLILSLKEKSVPLVFVAGLVSGLGTLFKLSAPGYFIWMYFLFLIIPNDRNDFMTRLKCFFISGIGAFLVCGWYYLPAIKKILTYYSMWGDFSLTQYKLFTVSDRMLFYFKNFLFVHLGSNEIIFTILAILLIGIIFKFFLGNGQRKVSEFKEIFLSQYFLLILGSYAFVIGFMTLKGTYAMVGDIPVIQFAFILLIVFLNYLFLDFGFKRSLSLLFLILPLSILNSYTKIAKEKLYPIEDFELFVNKIQDFREKYAMEDTKFLQVFSHPVYNTTAVAWYLHLKKQVVLTDLVKSTPDNQDWGFILTSSSVVEQEEIIKKYPFLIIPNENPIQYGGEYFVQINILNNEVKKKLLDSGLYNCEDSFAIGKSKFPIRFCLSKNYHHFKFLNKTSDGWVEWGSVANYYSSVNVNLKLKGIPSRDLKTFYLEDASTKEKFPAKFNSVGTNSIYEYEILLPASKSVRSLKLLAEPEQMKPASKEDTRKLALLNAYMEL; from the coding sequence TTGAAAATTCAAAAAGAAGACAAAAAAAATATATTTATTCTAGCCCTCTGGTCGATCGTTTTATTTTTAATTGCCAAATCGTTTCGGGCGTATTACTCCATGGATGTTCCTCCCGCCTGGGATAATTTGGCTTATCAGTTAGAAGCTGTTAAATTAGCTCGTTCTTTTTTTGAAGGGGATAGTAGTATTATTCGCAGTTATTTGGGTGATAATATTCCTGTTGGATATATATTTTCCCTTTCCTTAAGTTATGTATTATTTGGATTTTTCCCTGCTTCTCCGTATATTATTTCCGCGCTCTTTGGGTTTGGGAATTTAACTTTAACCTATTTGCTTTCAGTAGAATTGAATGTAAAAAGAGGATATGCCTTATTAGCCTGTCTTGGTCTTTCTACTTTACCCAATTTTATTTATAATAATTTCTTGCAGACTCGAAATGATTTTGCTTTGAGTTTTTTTATTTTACTCTTTTTATATTTACTCATTCTTTCCTTAAAAGAAAAAAGCGTTCCTCTGGTCTTTGTCGCAGGGCTTGTCTCTGGACTCGGGACTCTTTTTAAATTGAGTGCGCCCGGATATTTTATTTGGATGTATTTCTTGTTTTTAATTATTCCCAATGATCGAAATGATTTTATGACAAGGCTCAAATGTTTTTTTATTTCTGGAATTGGAGCCTTTTTGGTTTGCGGATGGTATTATCTGCCGGCCATAAAGAAAATATTAACTTATTACTCTATGTGGGGAGATTTCTCTCTGACTCAGTATAAACTTTTTACTGTTTCCGATAGAATGCTATTTTACTTTAAGAATTTTTTATTTGTTCATTTAGGATCAAATGAAATCATATTTACCATACTAGCAATTCTATTGATCGGAATTATATTTAAATTTTTTTTGGGGAATGGTCAACGAAAAGTTAGCGAATTCAAAGAAATTTTTTTATCGCAGTATTTTCTTTTGATTCTGGGAAGTTATGCCTTTGTAATCGGATTTATGACCCTGAAAGGAACTTATGCAATGGTAGGCGATATTCCAGTTATACAATTTGCATTTATTTTATTAATCGTTTTTCTAAACTATCTATTTTTGGATTTTGGTTTTAAAAGAAGTCTATCTCTTTTATTTTTGATACTTCCGCTTTCCATTTTAAATTCTTACACTAAAATAGCAAAAGAGAAGTTGTATCCAATAGAGGACTTTGAATTATTTGTAAATAAAATACAAGACTTTAGAGAAAAATATGCAATGGAAGATACTAAGTTTTTGCAAGTATTTTCTCATCCGGTTTATAATACGACAGCGGTTGCGTGGTATTTGCATTTAAAAAAACAAGTCGTATTAACCGACTTAGTAAAATCTACTCCTGACAATCAAGACTGGGGATTCATTTTAACTAGTTCCAGTGTTGTTGAGCAAGAAGAGATTATAAAAAAATATCCTTTCCTAATAATCCCAAATGAAAATCCAATTCAGTATGGTGGTGAATATTTTGTTCAGATTAATATACTAAATAACGAAGTCAAAAAAAAGCTTTTAGATTCAGGTCTTTATAATTGTGAAGATTCTTTTGCTATTGGAAAATCTAAATTTCCAATTCGATTTTGTTTAAGTAAAAACTACCATCATTTCAAATTTTTAAATAAAACATCGGACGGTTGGGTAGAATGGGGATCTGTGGCTAATTATTATTCATCAGTAAATGTAAACCTTAAACTGAAAGGAATTCCATCTCGAGACCTAAAGACTTTTTATTTAGAAGATGCATCTACCAAAGAAAAATTTCCGGCAAAGTTTAATTCTGTTGGAACGAATTCCATTTATGAGTATGAAATTCTTTTACCAGCCTCAAAATCTGTTCGAAGTCTAAAACTATTAGCAGAGCCTGAACAAATGAAACCCGCCTCTAAAGAGGATACTCGAAAATTGGCGTTATTAAATGCATATATGGAACTATAA
- a CDS encoding polysaccharide deacetylase family protein yields MNKKMGNISVDLDSMSEYHDFYGYKYNSDSVCKIWDMGFPRVIDFFEENQVKGTFFVITDHLRFPEVLEPLKYLASKGHEIASHTHKHFYPFSLRTPEVIQEEIIVSKKLLEDKFGVPVKGFRAPGYDINSYMIDILEQNGFVYDSSIMPSILTPLIVLASRFKSGWTTNSPFHFSHTLAPRDIYFPSKKSVTRKSKEKRSLVEIPISVFNKSRLPFYPTFLNTIGMVGLSKMLPLMKNLKFFNFEMHTIDFISHDDVEKISSLSRHPGIHYPYKVKRAYYDWIVQELSNSFEWASLIELAEDFLKDEKK; encoded by the coding sequence ATGAACAAAAAAATGGGGAATATATCAGTTGATTTAGATAGTATGTCTGAATACCATGATTTTTACGGATATAAATATAATTCTGATTCAGTTTGTAAAATCTGGGATATGGGTTTTCCAAGGGTAATAGATTTCTTTGAAGAAAATCAGGTCAAGGGAACTTTTTTTGTTATTACGGATCATCTTCGATTTCCAGAAGTCTTAGAACCATTAAAATACTTAGCTTCAAAAGGACATGAGATTGCTAGCCATACGCATAAGCATTTTTATCCGTTTTCTTTGCGAACGCCAGAAGTAATTCAAGAAGAAATTATTGTTAGCAAGAAATTATTAGAAGACAAATTTGGAGTTCCTGTAAAAGGATTTAGGGCACCGGGATATGATATAAATAGTTATATGATTGATATTTTAGAACAGAATGGTTTTGTCTATGATAGCTCCATTATGCCTTCTATCTTAACTCCCTTAATTGTTTTAGCTTCGCGTTTTAAAAGTGGGTGGACAACCAATTCACCTTTTCATTTTTCTCATACATTGGCACCGCGGGATATTTATTTTCCATCAAAGAAAAGTGTTACAAGAAAATCGAAAGAGAAGCGCAGTTTAGTCGAAATTCCAATTAGCGTTTTCAATAAATCTAGACTTCCCTTTTATCCGACATTTTTAAATACAATCGGAATGGTTGGTTTAAGTAAAATGTTGCCGCTGATGAAAAATTTGAAGTTTTTTAATTTTGAAATGCATACTATTGATTTTATTTCCCATGATGATGTAGAGAAAATATCTTCTTTGTCAAGACATCCCGGTATTCACTATCCATACAAAGTCAAGAGGGCATACTATGATTGGATTGTTCAAGAGTTAAGTAATTCATTTGAATGGGCTAGTTTAATTGAATTAGCAGAGGATTTTTTAAAAGATGAAAAAAAATAG
- a CDS encoding GDP-mannose 4,6-dehydratase, which yields MKKKIMITGVAGFIGSNVCKSLLNKGYHIVGIDNLSQSDGKNMNEFIENPNFEFYRIDIMNESSIVRAAHGVSGIIHMAAYKIPRYSDALDTLKINGLGSENLVKAAIENNARLVAASTSDVYGMNPDLPFAEDTSNLVMGGPKVRRWAYAISKMFEEQMIYAYGERMNLDFAIIRFFGGYGPNQNLTWWGGPQSVFINKALDNEEIEVHGDGQQTRSFTFVSDHVDGVTRCLEVPKARGEVFNIGNDREITIENLAKMIWKMIRPNEAPKIKLIPYATFGKYQDVMRRIPDLTKSREILGFEPKIALEQGLIQAIEWQIKRRRELGMPEPKEGCAIKA from the coding sequence ATGAAGAAAAAAATTATGATCACAGGAGTTGCCGGTTTCATTGGCTCTAATGTTTGTAAAAGTTTATTGAATAAGGGTTACCATATAGTTGGAATAGACAATTTATCGCAAAGTGATGGAAAGAATATGAATGAATTCATAGAAAATCCTAACTTTGAATTCTATCGAATTGATATAATGAATGAAAGCTCTATTGTTAGAGCCGCACACGGGGTAAGCGGAATTATCCATATGGCAGCCTATAAAATTCCTAGATATTCTGATGCACTCGATACATTGAAAATAAATGGATTGGGTTCTGAAAATTTAGTGAAGGCTGCTATTGAGAATAACGCAAGATTAGTTGCGGCTTCTACTTCGGATGTATATGGAATGAATCCGGATTTACCATTTGCGGAGGATACTTCTAATTTGGTGATGGGTGGTCCTAAAGTAAGAAGATGGGCGTATGCTATTTCTAAAATGTTTGAAGAGCAAATGATCTATGCTTATGGGGAGAGAATGAATTTAGATTTTGCTATCATTCGTTTTTTTGGTGGCTATGGTCCGAATCAAAACTTAACCTGGTGGGGTGGTCCTCAATCTGTTTTTATTAACAAAGCATTGGATAACGAAGAAATCGAAGTTCATGGGGACGGGCAACAAACTAGAAGTTTTACATTTGTTTCTGATCACGTGGATGGAGTCACAAGATGTCTGGAAGTTCCAAAGGCACGCGGTGAAGTTTTCAATATTGGAAATGATCGCGAAATCACAATTGAAAATCTAGCTAAGATGATTTGGAAAATGATTCGTCCAAACGAAGCTCCTAAGATCAAATTAATTCCTTATGCAACGTTTGGAAAATACCAGGACGTAATGAGACGTATCCCCGACTTAACAAAATCTAGAGAGATACTTGGATTTGAACCTAAAATTGCTTTAGAGCAAGGACTTATTCAAGCAATCGAATGGCAAATCAAACGCCGAAGAGAATTAGGAATGCCAGAACCTAAAGAAGGGTGTGCAATCAAGGCATGA
- a CDS encoding glycosyltransferase family 2 protein encodes MKNKIYVITPVLNEEPNIIRLLQGWKKINSELTNHSFEFILINDGSTDKTVEVAKANQEKLMLTILSHDTNYGPGYAFGTGFEYLADKLKPTDLVITMEGDNTSRIETFSKMVERQIREKDDVVLASPYAYGGGMTNTAWHRILLSHIANGMVKELIGIHGIHTMSSFFRVHTGEIILRLQSKFGNRIIERRGFESMIEMLKKLILVNATISEVSMKLDTALRAGKSKMKVMRTIRGYFKLFMISRKWKV; translated from the coding sequence ATGAAAAATAAAATCTATGTTATAACACCTGTTCTCAATGAAGAGCCGAATATCATTCGGCTCTTACAAGGCTGGAAGAAAATAAATTCAGAGCTTACAAATCATAGTTTTGAATTTATTCTAATCAATGATGGAAGCACCGATAAGACAGTAGAAGTTGCCAAAGCAAACCAAGAGAAGCTAATGCTGACTATCCTCAGTCATGATACAAATTACGGACCCGGCTATGCATTTGGAACTGGATTCGAATATTTGGCTGATAAATTAAAACCTACTGATTTAGTTATCACCATGGAAGGGGACAATACTTCTCGCATCGAGACTTTTTCCAAAATGGTAGAAAGACAAATCAGAGAAAAAGATGACGTAGTATTAGCCTCTCCTTATGCCTATGGTGGAGGAATGACAAATACTGCCTGGCACCGAATTCTACTCAGTCATATCGCAAACGGAATGGTCAAAGAATTAATCGGAATTCATGGAATTCATACAATGAGTTCTTTTTTTAGAGTTCACACTGGCGAAATTATTCTACGCCTCCAATCCAAATTCGGAAATCGAATCATCGAAAGAAGAGGATTTGAATCCATGATTGAAATGCTAAAGAAGTTAATCTTAGTCAATGCTACTATATCCGAGGTTTCAATGAAGCTCGACACAGCCCTCCGAGCCGGCAAGAGCAAAATGAAAGTTATGCGCACCATTCGCGGGTATTTTAAATTGTTTATGATTTCTAGAAAATGGAAAGTGTGA